From Pseudovibrio sp. Tun.PSC04-5.I4, a single genomic window includes:
- a CDS encoding regulatory protein RecX, translated as MAKKISSGYLRRAALHYLNRYSTSEDSLRRVLKRKIDKRAREAEEDPSELYELIDPTIEFCREHKFIDDLRFAQSKIRTGTIRGKSQSRLKLELNAKGVSGEDIQSAFDEETHDEDKAALAYAKRRGLGPWRRKPKDERKDKELASLVRAGFSFSMAQQIIDMSLEEAEDIIFARQL; from the coding sequence GTGGCAAAGAAAATATCTTCCGGTTATCTCCGTCGCGCTGCCTTGCATTATCTCAACCGTTACAGTACCTCAGAAGACAGCTTACGCCGTGTTTTGAAGCGCAAGATAGACAAACGGGCACGCGAAGCAGAAGAAGATCCCTCAGAGCTTTATGAACTCATAGACCCCACGATTGAGTTTTGTCGTGAGCATAAGTTTATTGATGATCTCAGGTTCGCACAAAGTAAAATCAGAACTGGAACCATAAGAGGCAAATCTCAATCACGGTTAAAGCTGGAGTTAAATGCGAAGGGGGTATCCGGAGAGGACATCCAATCAGCGTTTGACGAGGAAACCCATGATGAAGATAAAGCAGCATTGGCTTACGCAAAACGACGAGGTTTAGGTCCATGGCGAAGAAAGCCGAAGGACGAGCGTAAGGACAAAGAATTAGCCAGTCTGGTTCGAGCTGGATTTTCGTTTTCCATGGCACAGCAAATCATCGATATGTCGTTGGAGGAAGCCGAGGATATTATTTTCGCGCGTCAACTTTGA
- a CDS encoding heparin lyase I family protein, with protein sequence MLFAAYRRVLWERSIPAYVLSFILIGLAADTALASQTPSAKPSLNPDNTEVIVTPQQGGTVHVDELRKNGCSVIIDDFDEYPSASNWDVHRMNKPENFQIESQVVRDGGHALAITVFGDDELDAEGNLKNELWEARQNRCKFGDEVWYSFSFRIDGTVWPAGSTRWVIGQWKEDSGGSPFLAQRFDNGVFHITVQHNKVRQLVAQAEGSYQQDFSDFSIEFRQMLSLDRQGFRNKNDASRTSDDFLGSGLTIPELKKAIEEQDTSKFPFLVDPETYSDYPGIQIELSDDPVLPNPTTGWVDMRYRVKGSRLGQGLIEIWANNKFIARVTGYIGNDEFNGDTQYFKFGHYRDYDRDDLQSTVYLDRFRRGPERSDVD encoded by the coding sequence ATGCTGTTTGCAGCCTATCGCCGAGTTTTATGGGAGCGCAGCATTCCAGCTTACGTGCTGAGTTTTATTTTGATCGGCTTGGCAGCTGATACTGCTTTGGCCAGTCAAACCCCCTCTGCAAAACCTAGTTTAAATCCCGATAATACAGAAGTAATCGTGACGCCGCAGCAAGGCGGAACAGTGCATGTTGATGAGCTTCGCAAAAACGGTTGTTCTGTTATTATAGACGACTTTGATGAGTACCCGAGCGCTTCTAATTGGGACGTCCACCGCATGAACAAACCTGAAAATTTCCAGATTGAAAGCCAGGTTGTGAGGGATGGTGGTCACGCGCTTGCCATCACCGTATTTGGTGACGATGAGTTGGATGCTGAGGGCAACCTCAAAAATGAACTTTGGGAAGCACGCCAAAACCGTTGTAAATTCGGTGATGAAGTTTGGTATTCCTTCAGTTTTCGCATTGATGGAACAGTCTGGCCGGCAGGTTCAACCAGATGGGTGATAGGCCAATGGAAGGAAGATTCCGGCGGCAGTCCATTTCTGGCGCAACGGTTTGATAACGGCGTGTTTCACATCACTGTGCAGCATAATAAAGTTCGCCAACTGGTAGCGCAGGCGGAAGGCAGTTATCAGCAGGATTTCAGTGATTTTTCGATTGAATTTCGGCAAATGTTGAGTTTAGATCGTCAAGGTTTTCGGAATAAAAATGATGCCAGTCGCACCTCAGATGATTTTCTCGGCAGTGGCTTAACCATACCGGAACTCAAAAAAGCTATTGAGGAACAGGATACCTCAAAATTTCCATTCTTGGTTGATCCGGAAACCTACTCAGATTACCCCGGTATCCAGATTGAGCTCTCTGATGACCCCGTTTTGCCAAACCCAACCACAGGCTGGGTCGATATGCGTTATCGCGTAAAGGGCAGCCGGCTGGGGCAGGGCCTTATCGAAATCTGGGCCAACAACAAATTCATCGCGCGCGTCACCGGTTACATCGGCAATGATGAGTTTAACGGTGACACTCAGTACTTCAAGTTCGGCCATTATCGCGACTATGATCGGGATGATCTACAATCAACGGTCTATCTGGACCGCTTCCGCAGAGGCCCAGAACGATCAGACGTGGACTAA
- a CDS encoding formate--tetrahydrofolate ligase: MKDIEIARAAEMHPIARIAQDLNIPEAALEPYGRFKAKINLDELPESIDPKQGKLILVTAMSPTPAGEGKTTTTVGLGDALNRIGLKTAICLREPSLGPCFGMKGGAAGGGYAQVVPMEDINLHFTGDMHAISTAHNLLSAMIDNHIYWGNAEDLDQRRIVWRRVVDINDRAIRTITTGLGGVSNGFPSESGYDITVASEVMAVLCLAENLEDLQERLGRLLIAYRRDKTPVYCRDIKADGAMTVLLKDALRPNLVQTLENNPAIIHGGPFANIAHGCNSVIATKTALKLADYVVTEAGFGADLGAEKFFNIKCRQAGLAPDAVVIVATVRALKMHGGVSKKELSTENLTALSQGLSNLERHIKNTTSYQVPVIVAINRFVDDTDDEIALLTERVEALGVHAVSCTHWADGSAGTEQLARDVVKLMGKTPSNFKFLYDDDQPLWDKIEAIGKGVYGASSVACEQPVLDQLKSFEDRGYGHLPVCMAKTPYSFSTDPSKLGAPTDHSVHVREVKLSAGAGFIVVLTGDVMVMPGLPRHPAAETIGLDENGQIEGLF; encoded by the coding sequence ATGAAAGATATTGAAATTGCGCGCGCAGCTGAAATGCATCCCATTGCTCGCATTGCTCAAGATCTGAACATCCCGGAAGCTGCATTGGAGCCTTACGGTCGCTTCAAAGCAAAGATTAATTTGGATGAATTGCCAGAATCGATTGATCCAAAGCAAGGCAAGCTCATTCTTGTGACTGCCATGTCGCCTACACCGGCTGGCGAAGGTAAAACGACGACAACAGTTGGGCTGGGTGATGCGCTCAACCGCATCGGATTGAAGACCGCGATTTGCCTGCGTGAACCTTCTCTGGGGCCTTGTTTTGGCATGAAGGGCGGAGCTGCTGGCGGCGGGTATGCACAAGTGGTGCCTATGGAGGATATCAACCTTCATTTCACCGGAGACATGCATGCGATCTCGACTGCGCATAATCTGCTTTCTGCGATGATTGATAACCACATTTACTGGGGTAACGCAGAGGACCTTGACCAGCGCCGCATCGTCTGGCGCCGTGTGGTAGATATCAATGACCGTGCCATACGCACCATCACGACCGGCCTTGGCGGTGTGAGTAACGGGTTCCCGTCAGAATCCGGGTATGACATTACCGTTGCCTCCGAAGTGATGGCCGTGTTGTGCCTTGCTGAAAACCTTGAAGACTTGCAGGAGCGGCTGGGCCGACTTCTTATCGCCTACCGCCGCGATAAAACGCCGGTGTATTGCCGCGACATCAAAGCAGATGGCGCAATGACTGTGCTTTTGAAGGATGCGCTGCGTCCTAATCTGGTCCAGACGCTGGAGAACAACCCAGCAATAATTCATGGAGGGCCATTTGCAAATATCGCGCATGGGTGCAACTCCGTTATCGCAACAAAGACTGCACTTAAACTTGCAGATTATGTTGTGACTGAAGCTGGATTTGGGGCAGATTTGGGAGCGGAGAAATTCTTCAACATCAAATGCCGCCAAGCTGGTTTAGCGCCTGATGCTGTGGTTATTGTTGCCACGGTACGCGCGCTCAAAATGCACGGCGGTGTCTCGAAAAAAGAACTGAGTACGGAGAACCTGACTGCACTTTCGCAAGGCTTGAGCAATCTGGAACGCCATATCAAGAACACTACATCCTACCAAGTTCCTGTGATTGTTGCCATCAACCGGTTTGTAGATGACACGGACGATGAAATTGCGCTGCTCACAGAACGAGTTGAAGCGCTTGGCGTGCATGCTGTTTCATGCACACACTGGGCCGATGGATCTGCGGGTACCGAACAGTTGGCTCGTGACGTAGTAAAGTTGATGGGTAAAACTCCCTCCAATTTCAAATTCCTTTACGATGATGACCAGCCGCTTTGGGATAAGATTGAGGCAATTGGCAAGGGGGTCTACGGAGCGTCTTCTGTTGCCTGCGAACAACCGGTGCTGGACCAGCTCAAATCCTTTGAAGACAGAGGTTATGGGCACCTTCCTGTATGTATGGCCAAAACGCCCTATTCATTTTCAACCGACCCAAGCAAACTTGGCGCTCCAACGGATCACAGTGTCCACGTTCGTGAAGTGAAGCTTTCTGCGGGTGCAGGGTTTATCGTGGTCTTGACCGGAGACGTTATGGTGATGCCGGGATTGCCGCGCCATCCAGCTGCTGAAACCATCGGACTTGATGAGAACGGCCAGATTGAAGGGTTATTTTAG
- a CDS encoding DMT family transporter, with amino-acid sequence MYLFEVAALGAAAAWAVGSLISAKPAAHLGAIGFNCVRMWFVVLFLGTYVLATGSWSTVDSSHSFLIFMSGFIGIFMGDTLLFLTLNRMGPRRTAILFSMNAPMSALLGWVFLSEELPFQAIIGISIVIVGVLMAIAFGKRKDQLHKWESIKGPIVVGVLFGTLAALSQSVGSIIIRPVMASGADPVAVSLMRCTIAAFGLLALFYLPGRPFKLANPINKEIVALASLSGVLGMGIGMTLILYALSGGEVGIVSTLSATTPAMMLPVLWSQTKECPAVGAWVGAALVIVGCGLLFMS; translated from the coding sequence ATGTACTTATTTGAAGTTGCTGCGCTTGGCGCTGCTGCCGCTTGGGCTGTGGGAAGCCTTATTTCTGCTAAGCCAGCAGCGCATCTTGGAGCCATTGGCTTTAACTGTGTGCGCATGTGGTTTGTGGTGCTGTTTCTCGGCACCTATGTTTTGGCGACCGGAAGTTGGAGCACTGTTGATTCCAGTCACTCATTTCTTATCTTTATGTCTGGCTTCATTGGCATCTTTATGGGGGATACTCTGTTGTTCCTCACACTCAACAGAATGGGCCCACGTCGAACCGCCATTTTGTTCTCCATGAACGCCCCCATGTCCGCATTGCTCGGCTGGGTATTTTTATCAGAGGAACTACCCTTCCAGGCAATTATCGGAATTTCTATCGTGATAGTTGGCGTTTTGATGGCCATTGCATTCGGTAAACGAAAAGACCAGTTGCACAAATGGGAGAGCATAAAAGGCCCCATTGTCGTTGGTGTTCTGTTCGGCACATTGGCTGCGCTTTCTCAATCCGTTGGATCCATCATCATCCGCCCCGTAATGGCAAGCGGTGCTGATCCCGTCGCTGTGTCCTTAATGCGCTGTACCATTGCTGCATTTGGTTTGCTGGCGCTGTTCTACCTGCCGGGAAGACCATTCAAACTTGCCAATCCAATAAACAAAGAAATTGTAGCCTTGGCTTCACTCTCAGGCGTGCTGGGCATGGGTATTGGGATGACCTTGATCCTCTACGCTCTGAGCGGAGGTGAAGTTGGCATTGTGTCCACACTCTCAGCAACCACACCAGCAATGATGCTGCCCGTGCTCTGGTCTCAAACAAAAGAGTGTCCAGCTGTTGGTGCGTGGGTTGGGGCGGCATTGGTTATTGTTGGCTGCGGATTGCTCTTCATGAGCTAG
- a CDS encoding TonB-dependent receptor yields the protein MRLQTQYSAALKSSAAFIALLSTIATGKAEEVLLDDVIVTANRYETEAGKTGSTTIVVTEEELEEDGSVFVQEYLAKLPGLSFTQNGGAGKKSTITLRGMSSRYIKVLVDGIDISDPSGPQVSTRLEHLLLADVERIEVLKGSQSALYGGQAVAGVINIMTKRAPAGTVKQNAQVEAGAYKTFKAFYGLQAATDRSDIAISAEHFRTEGFSAQTPKGGPADMDGYENTTLSARGSFDATDNLNIYFSVRGAKGISEIDGYNDPDRHDEMLYRQISGKLGANILWLSDQVTSDVSVETTDIKREQDYAKAGKANSVFEGARLKFALQNDLEVSDRVTFNLGADWMRETARGQDEARLAGGFVQALIEPVDGLNLAASARVDNHSEFGNYWSGRLTASYQILENTRLHSSFGNGFRAPSLYELYNPEYGNESLEPETSLSFDLGIELGWFGDKIKTSATYFDILTNNLIVYHDFGTVSDPYKGEYRQITGTSRSQGIELGASYAPVENLRLSSAYTYTWATEDGGKRRDRVPLHDLNVAVSYDPTEDITLNVNGNFIAGLTDKGKDMKDTFLLGAKASYDVTEEVEVYVRGENLLNQRYERIKGYQTSGLAVYAGLRASF from the coding sequence GTGCGTTTACAAACTCAATACTCAGCTGCGCTGAAATCCAGCGCCGCATTCATTGCGCTCCTCAGCACAATTGCAACCGGCAAAGCAGAGGAGGTTCTGCTCGATGACGTGATCGTCACCGCAAATCGGTATGAGACAGAAGCAGGAAAAACAGGCTCCACCACTATCGTGGTGACAGAAGAAGAGCTGGAAGAAGATGGCTCCGTCTTCGTGCAGGAGTATCTCGCAAAACTGCCGGGTCTCTCTTTTACTCAAAATGGCGGTGCAGGCAAAAAAAGCACAATCACCCTTCGTGGTATGTCGTCGCGCTACATTAAAGTTCTGGTAGACGGCATCGATATCTCCGACCCATCCGGGCCGCAGGTTTCAACTAGGTTGGAACATCTTCTTCTCGCCGATGTTGAACGGATTGAGGTGCTGAAGGGCTCTCAAAGCGCGCTGTATGGCGGCCAAGCGGTTGCAGGTGTCATAAATATCATGACAAAGCGTGCACCTGCCGGAACTGTAAAACAGAACGCTCAGGTGGAAGCTGGCGCTTATAAAACCTTTAAAGCATTCTACGGATTACAAGCCGCAACGGATCGCTCTGATATAGCCATCAGCGCAGAACATTTTCGAACAGAAGGGTTCAGTGCTCAAACTCCAAAGGGAGGCCCAGCTGATATGGATGGATATGAGAACACAACTCTGTCAGCGCGTGGCTCATTTGATGCGACCGACAATCTGAATATCTACTTTTCTGTACGCGGTGCTAAGGGGATTTCAGAAATTGATGGCTATAACGATCCAGATCGTCACGATGAAATGCTCTATCGACAAATCTCAGGGAAACTGGGAGCAAACATTCTCTGGCTGTCAGATCAAGTAACGAGTGATGTCTCGGTAGAGACTACGGATATAAAACGAGAACAAGACTATGCCAAAGCGGGCAAAGCAAACAGTGTTTTTGAGGGGGCTAGGTTAAAATTTGCTCTCCAAAATGACTTGGAAGTCAGTGATCGAGTGACCTTCAATTTGGGTGCCGACTGGATGCGCGAAACGGCAAGAGGTCAGGATGAAGCAAGGTTAGCAGGTGGCTTTGTTCAGGCTCTTATAGAGCCAGTTGATGGGCTCAACTTGGCGGCGTCAGCACGAGTGGATAACCACAGTGAATTCGGGAACTATTGGTCAGGCCGACTAACCGCATCCTATCAAATTTTAGAAAATACACGCCTTCACTCCAGCTTTGGAAATGGATTCAGAGCCCCCTCTCTTTACGAGCTTTACAACCCAGAATATGGCAATGAAAGCCTTGAGCCGGAAACTAGTCTGAGTTTTGATCTTGGAATTGAGCTAGGTTGGTTTGGTGATAAAATCAAAACTTCAGCAACCTACTTTGACATTCTGACAAATAACCTGATTGTCTACCATGATTTTGGAACTGTGAGTGATCCCTACAAAGGTGAATATAGGCAGATTACCGGAACATCTCGCAGTCAAGGGATAGAGCTTGGTGCCAGCTATGCCCCCGTCGAAAACCTACGCCTTTCCAGTGCATACACCTACACATGGGCAACCGAAGACGGTGGCAAGCGCCGGGACAGGGTTCCACTACATGACCTTAACGTTGCAGTGAGTTATGACCCGACAGAAGACATCACGCTTAACGTCAATGGGAACTTTATCGCAGGTCTCACCGACAAGGGCAAAGATATGAAAGATACATTCTTACTCGGAGCAAAAGCCTCTTACGATGTGACCGAGGAAGTGGAAGTCTATGTTCGCGGTGAAAACCTTCTAAATCAGCGATATGAGCGTATCAAAGGCTATCAGACGTCCGGTCTGGCAGTTTATGCTGGTCTGCGTGCAAGTTTCTGA
- a CDS encoding ABC transporter substrate-binding protein, whose translation MDGSLFKVMMRNKIKKTVQAALLILLSISATPARADRLETRYPERVVSMNLCTDQFAMLLASERQLISVSKLASNPMLSVMSEAAKRYPVNFGGAEEIYLMNPDLVIAGTYTNQTTVELLRGLGIEVVQVPPVRTINDIASELRRLGGLLGRQQRAEELASDFEQAITKAVEAQPNRKPRAAVYYANGYTAGDGSLVNEIIKTSGLQNIANNLGLKGTSKLPLEQLILENPQVLVEGTQFSDKPALAFELLAHPALQRTLGNSGKVLVEDKYTICGLPFVTEAIKKLANQAARLEPNENE comes from the coding sequence TTGGACGGGTCTCTTTTCAAGGTCATGATGCGAAACAAAATAAAAAAAACCGTGCAGGCAGCACTGCTGATATTGCTCAGCATCAGCGCTACCCCCGCGCGTGCAGACCGGCTAGAGACACGCTATCCTGAGCGCGTTGTTTCCATGAATCTTTGCACCGACCAGTTTGCCATGTTGCTTGCCAGCGAGAGGCAGCTCATTTCAGTTTCCAAACTTGCGTCCAATCCGATGCTGTCTGTTATGAGTGAAGCTGCCAAACGCTATCCGGTGAATTTTGGGGGAGCGGAAGAAATCTATCTGATGAACCCTGACCTGGTCATCGCTGGCACATACACCAACCAAACCACGGTCGAGCTACTACGTGGCTTGGGTATAGAAGTGGTACAGGTTCCTCCGGTTCGCACCATCAATGATATTGCATCAGAATTGCGCAGACTGGGAGGGCTTTTGGGTCGCCAGCAACGTGCGGAAGAACTCGCCAGCGACTTTGAACAAGCCATCACAAAGGCCGTCGAGGCGCAGCCGAACAGGAAGCCACGCGCCGCAGTTTACTACGCCAACGGCTATACAGCGGGGGATGGCAGTCTCGTCAATGAGATCATCAAAACCTCAGGTCTTCAAAACATTGCAAATAATCTCGGATTAAAGGGCACCAGCAAATTGCCACTGGAACAACTGATCCTCGAAAACCCACAGGTGTTGGTAGAGGGAACCCAGTTTTCCGATAAGCCTGCACTGGCGTTCGAACTGCTGGCACATCCCGCTTTGCAACGAACTCTCGGCAACAGCGGTAAGGTTCTGGTAGAAGACAAATACACCATCTGTGGACTTCCATTCGTTACAGAAGCAATTAAGAAGCTGGCAAACCAAGCCGCACGTTTGGAACCCAATGAAAATGAATAG
- a CDS encoding iron ABC transporter permease, with protein sequence MNRHPDRLLISVLTLVCFSLFFTSLLIGSANLSIAQLMQAAVSVDETPISIVFWEIRVPRAILGLIAGATLGLSGAVLQGLLRNPLAEPGLIGVSSSASLGAVIAIYTGLTITMPFALPAFALIGAGIAALLLPMLAGGRGQTLTLILAGVAISSIATSLTSLALNLSPNPFAAMEIVFWMLGSLNDRSMQHLYIITPFILVGWTLLLVTGRGLNALSLGEETAHTMGVSLPRLRFCAIAGTAASVGAVTAVTGTIGFIGLIVPHLLRKFVDGEPARLLVPSAIAGACLLTAADIAVKLFGPQSNLKLGVLTAIVGAPFFLWLIIKQRKALI encoded by the coding sequence ATGAATAGGCATCCAGACAGGCTGCTCATCAGTGTACTTACGCTCGTGTGCTTCAGTCTCTTTTTCACATCCCTGCTCATCGGCTCTGCTAATCTATCAATTGCACAGCTCATGCAAGCTGCGGTCTCAGTCGATGAAACTCCAATCTCCATTGTTTTTTGGGAAATTCGCGTTCCCCGCGCCATTCTCGGACTGATCGCAGGCGCAACGCTCGGCCTTTCCGGTGCCGTGCTACAAGGACTGCTGCGGAACCCACTAGCCGAACCGGGCCTGATAGGTGTGAGCTCTTCTGCAAGCCTGGGTGCCGTCATTGCCATTTACACAGGGCTAACGATCACCATGCCCTTTGCTCTCCCGGCCTTTGCGCTTATCGGGGCAGGAATCGCAGCGCTTTTACTGCCGATGCTGGCAGGGGGAAGAGGACAAACCCTGACGCTGATTTTGGCAGGTGTAGCCATCTCAAGCATCGCCACATCCCTGACGTCGCTGGCTCTAAACCTGTCGCCCAACCCGTTCGCCGCAATGGAGATTGTGTTCTGGATGCTGGGTTCGCTCAATGACCGATCTATGCAACATCTATACATAATAACGCCATTCATTCTGGTTGGTTGGACGCTGTTGTTGGTCACTGGCAGAGGCCTTAACGCACTCTCCTTGGGCGAAGAAACCGCACACACAATGGGCGTTTCGCTCCCACGGCTCCGCTTCTGCGCCATTGCGGGCACAGCAGCAAGCGTTGGCGCGGTGACTGCGGTAACGGGCACCATCGGCTTCATTGGGCTCATTGTCCCGCATCTGCTGCGCAAGTTTGTGGATGGCGAACCCGCTCGCTTGTTGGTTCCCAGTGCAATTGCGGGTGCATGTCTTCTGACTGCGGCGGATATCGCTGTGAAGTTATTCGGGCCACAATCCAACCTGAAACTTGGTGTGCTCACCGCAATTGTCGGAGCTCCATTTTTCCTCTGGTTGATCATAAAACAG